The proteins below come from a single Polymorphobacter fuscus genomic window:
- a CDS encoding RidA family protein yields the protein MTDTPASRLAALGITLPVAAAPAANYVPTVAVDGLLHISGQIPFAEDGSLVRGRLGDGMDVAGGQAAAKRCAIGVMAQIQAALGDLGRVRRIVKLGVFVASHPDFTDQPEVANGASDLMVAVFGEAGRHARSAVGVAVLPRGVAVEIDAIVAFQD from the coding sequence ATGACCGATACGCCCGCTTCGCGCCTCGCCGCGCTCGGAATCACCTTGCCCGTCGCCGCGGCGCCCGCCGCCAATTATGTGCCGACGGTTGCGGTCGACGGGTTGTTGCACATTTCCGGGCAGATCCCCTTTGCCGAGGATGGCAGCCTGGTGCGCGGCCGGCTGGGCGATGGCATGGATGTCGCCGGCGGCCAGGCGGCGGCGAAGCGCTGCGCGATCGGTGTCATGGCGCAGATCCAGGCAGCGCTGGGCGACCTCGGCCGGGTGCGGCGCATCGTCAAGCTGGGGGTGTTCGTCGCCTCCCACCCCGATTTCACCGACCAGCCCGAAGTCGCCAATGGTGCGTCGGACCTGATGGTGGCGGTGTTCGGCGAGGCCGGCCGCCATGCCCGGTCGGCGGTCGGCGTCGCCGTGCTGCCGCGCGGCGTGGCCGTGGAGATCGACGCGATCGTGGCGTTCCAGGACTGA
- a CDS encoding HAD family hydrolase: MSRPLVISDCDGVLLEFVAPFVAYLDSVHDLTLRLDTFALTGNVRRRDGSAVAPAEFPPLLDGFFTTHMSTQRPVAGAAAALADLATWCDVVVLTNIADHHALRRTDELALVGMPYRVIGNHGTKGGPIKALIDEYGPSATVFIDDLPPNHSSARDHAPEVHRVHMVAETSLRSLLPAAPDADVRIDDWHLALPHITSILKGPS; this comes from the coding sequence ATGAGCCGGCCGCTGGTAATTTCGGACTGCGATGGCGTTCTGCTGGAATTCGTGGCGCCGTTCGTCGCCTATCTCGACAGCGTCCACGACCTGACGCTGCGGCTCGACACCTTTGCATTGACCGGCAATGTCCGCCGGCGCGACGGCAGCGCGGTGGCGCCGGCGGAGTTTCCGCCGCTGCTGGATGGTTTCTTTACCACCCATATGTCCACCCAGCGGCCGGTGGCCGGCGCGGCGGCGGCGCTCGCCGATCTGGCGACCTGGTGCGATGTCGTCGTGCTGACCAATATCGCCGACCATCATGCGCTGCGCCGCACCGATGAGCTTGCGCTTGTCGGCATGCCGTATCGCGTCATCGGCAATCACGGCACCAAGGGTGGCCCGATCAAGGCGCTGATCGACGAATACGGGCCGTCGGCGACGGTCTTCATCGACGACCTGCCGCCCAACCACAGCTCGGCACGCGACCATGCCCCCGAGGTCCACCGCGTCCACATGGTTGCCGAAACGTCGCTGCGCAGCCTGCTGCCGGCGGCGCCCGACGCCGATGTGCGCATCGACGACTGGCATCTCGCGCTGCCGCACATCACTTCCATCTTGAAAGGCCCGTCATGA
- a CDS encoding DUF3572 family protein, whose amino-acid sequence MHPNQSVNAFNDPFVIGLRLLAHVVADDDLGSRFLALTGLSADDLRARADDPGVLAALIEFVAARESDLVAAADALALRPQTIVAAGDALAGGRA is encoded by the coding sequence GTGCATCCCAACCAAAGTGTTAACGCGTTTAACGACCCGTTTGTAATTGGTTTGCGTTTGCTTGCCCATGTCGTGGCGGATGACGATCTTGGCAGCCGATTCCTCGCATTGACGGGGCTCAGCGCGGATGATCTTCGCGCGCGCGCCGATGATCCCGGCGTTCTGGCGGCGCTTATTGAATTTGTTGCGGCACGGGAGAGCGACCTGGTCGCGGCCGCCGATGCGTTGGCCCTGCGACCGCAGACCATTGTCGCCGCCGGCGACGCGCTGGCGGGGGGACGCGCATGA
- a CDS encoding GGDEF domain-containing protein: MTIRIGFVGCRGTDSFDLGESLRPLIPVGCDLVLMTIPEALEMVEAGCLTLVIVALDSGCWRDSVTMMTDLHAVGQRCGAVVFGLVPRDDPAALVRAFDLGVADVAAMPICTHEVRARLAALVRRRMVAAARAAEMRAAWRLAVIDPLTGLFNRQHLETILPAAIDSARAGDRPLAVLMVDLDSLKPFNDRWGHAAGDRMLRNVADALTANLRASDTVARLGGDEMAVVMPDTDIETARRIAARLVTVVAALKLGKDNVAITISVGMTTLVEATDDAETLLLRADTALYHAKQNGRNRVAEAA, translated from the coding sequence ATGACGATCCGGATCGGCTTTGTCGGTTGTCGCGGCACCGACAGCTTCGACCTGGGCGAATCGCTGCGCCCGCTGATCCCGGTCGGCTGCGATCTTGTGCTGATGACGATTCCCGAAGCGCTGGAAATGGTGGAGGCCGGTTGCCTGACGCTGGTGATCGTCGCGCTCGACAGCGGCTGCTGGCGCGACAGCGTGACGATGATGACCGATCTTCACGCCGTCGGGCAACGATGCGGTGCCGTGGTCTTCGGCCTCGTGCCGCGCGACGACCCGGCGGCACTGGTCAGGGCGTTCGACCTGGGCGTCGCCGATGTCGCGGCCATGCCGATCTGCACGCACGAGGTTCGCGCCCGGCTGGCGGCGCTGGTCCGCCGCCGCATGGTCGCCGCCGCCCGCGCCGCCGAAATGCGCGCCGCCTGGCGGCTGGCGGTGATCGATCCGCTGACCGGGCTGTTCAACCGGCAGCATCTGGAAACGATATTGCCCGCCGCCATCGACAGTGCCCGCGCGGGGGACCGGCCCCTGGCGGTGCTGATGGTCGACCTCGATTCGCTGAAGCCGTTCAACGATCGGTGGGGCCATGCCGCGGGTGACCGGATGCTGCGCAACGTTGCCGATGCCCTGACGGCGAACCTGCGCGCCAGCGATACCGTGGCGCGTCTGGGCGGCGATGAAATGGCCGTGGTGATGCCCGATACCGATATCGAAACGGCTCGGCGAATCGCAGCCAGGCTGGTCACGGTCGTCGCCGCGCTGAAACTCGGCAAGGACAATGTCGCCATCACCATCAGCGTCGGCATGACGACGCTGGTCGAAGCCACCGACGATGCCGAAACGCTGCTGCTCCGCGCCGACACGGCATTGTACCATGCCAAGCAAAATGGCCGGAACCGGGTGGCGGAGGCCGCCTGA
- the rpmG gene encoding 50S ribosomal protein L33, translating into MAKPTTIKIKLVSTADTGYYYVTKKNPRTQTEKLNFRKYDPVVRKHVEFKEAKIK; encoded by the coding sequence ATGGCCAAGCCGACAACCATCAAGATCAAGCTCGTGTCGACTGCCGACACCGGCTATTATTATGTCACCAAGAAGAACCCGCGGACCCAGACCGAAAAGCTGAACTTCCGCAAATATGACCCGGTCGTGCGCAAGCATGTCGAGTTCAAGGAAGCGAAGATCAAGTAG
- a CDS encoding YgfZ/GcvT domain-containing protein: MTITTLPDRAVVRVAGPDARGFLQGLLTSDIDTLTPDHPLYAGLLSPQGKALFDMMLFADGDDVLVDVAADRAEALMRRLTMYRLRKAVTIAPTDLVVIAAWDGEGEGHTRDPRLAALGARWIAESGPLADGYTEHRLEHGVPDSADIGEDQLLWLETGADLLNGVSFTKGCYVGQENTARMHHRDKVRRRLVPLHIEAATDTGAILDAAGRSAGTLRSRHGATGIAHLRLEAAGGTLSIGGVPATALRPAWLAGAIAAASAA; the protein is encoded by the coding sequence ATGACCATCACCACCCTTCCAGACCGCGCCGTGGTGCGCGTCGCCGGCCCCGACGCCCGCGGTTTCCTTCAGGGTCTGCTGACCAGCGACATCGACACGCTGACGCCCGACCACCCGCTTTATGCCGGCTTGCTGTCACCGCAAGGCAAGGCGCTGTTCGACATGATGCTGTTCGCCGATGGCGACGACGTCCTTGTCGACGTCGCCGCCGATCGCGCCGAAGCGCTGATGCGCCGCCTCACCATGTACCGCCTGCGCAAGGCCGTCACGATCGCGCCGACGGACCTTGTTGTCATTGCTGCGTGGGACGGCGAGGGCGAAGGCCACACCCGCGACCCGCGCCTTGCCGCTCTCGGTGCCCGCTGGATCGCCGAATCGGGGCCGCTCGCGGATGGTTACACCGAACACCGCCTTGAGCACGGCGTTCCCGACAGTGCCGACATCGGCGAGGATCAGCTGTTGTGGCTCGAAACCGGTGCCGATCTGCTGAACGGCGTCAGCTTCACCAAGGGTTGCTATGTCGGCCAGGAAAATACCGCGCGCATGCACCATCGTGACAAGGTTCGCCGCCGGCTGGTGCCGCTGCACATCGAGGCCGCGACCGACACGGGCGCAATCCTCGATGCCGCCGGCCGCAGCGCCGGGACGCTGCGCAGCCGCCACGGCGCCACCGGTATCGCCCATCTCCGCCTCGAAGCGGCCGGTGGCACGCTGAGCATCGGTGGCGTGCCCGCCACCGCGCTCCGTCCCGCCTGGCTGGCCGGCGCCATCGCCGCCGCGAGTGCCGCCTGA
- a CDS encoding mechanosensitive ion channel family protein, whose product MAPPAQSAAQAATKPATLPAKDIGHQVEALTVDTYKWITEDSGTALMAVAVAVAIWAILTGLRWGAGRVLGAHHAVTNWQGFVGRIVRRTKGPFIAVSAAYIAAQLFDTPRPLQAFVTFFFTIACAIQGALWLREIILALVERRAGPGSEDHSALASAMGVITVLVNVVVWALAIILVLDNLGVNVTALVAGLGVGGIAIGLAAQGIFSDLFAALSILFDRPFRVGDTISYGGNTGTVEAIGLKTTRIRALSGEQLVMGNTKLLEQQVSNMRRIVERRVVMQIGVIYQTPPDVLEAIPGVIGEIVRAAPHCRFDRAHVFNFAASSIDIEFVFHVEEPDFALMMDARQAICLGLVRRFAEMGVDFAYPTQTSFTAAPDGRMIDPRERQSLAAQEDEEKASPPAR is encoded by the coding sequence ATGGCCCCGCCCGCGCAATCCGCCGCCCAGGCCGCCACCAAGCCGGCAACCCTGCCGGCAAAGGACATCGGCCATCAGGTCGAGGCGCTGACCGTCGACACCTACAAATGGATCACCGAGGACAGCGGCACCGCCCTGATGGCCGTCGCCGTCGCCGTCGCGATCTGGGCCATTCTCACCGGCCTGCGCTGGGGCGCCGGCCGCGTGCTCGGCGCCCACCACGCGGTCACCAACTGGCAGGGGTTCGTCGGGCGCATCGTCCGGCGCACGAAAGGCCCGTTCATCGCGGTCAGTGCCGCCTATATCGCGGCGCAGCTGTTCGACACGCCGCGCCCGTTGCAGGCGTTCGTCACCTTCTTCTTCACCATCGCCTGCGCGATCCAGGGCGCGCTGTGGCTGCGCGAGATCATCCTTGCGCTGGTCGAGCGCCGCGCCGGGCCGGGCAGCGAGGACCATAGCGCGCTCGCCAGCGCCATGGGCGTCATCACCGTGCTGGTCAACGTCGTTGTCTGGGCGCTGGCGATCATCCTCGTCCTCGACAATCTGGGGGTCAATGTCACGGCCCTGGTCGCCGGCCTCGGTGTCGGCGGCATCGCCATCGGCCTTGCCGCCCAGGGCATTTTCAGCGACCTGTTCGCGGCATTGTCTATCCTGTTCGACCGGCCGTTTCGCGTCGGCGACACGATTTCCTATGGCGGCAACACCGGTACGGTCGAAGCAATCGGGCTCAAGACGACGCGCATCCGGGCATTGTCCGGCGAACAGCTGGTGATGGGCAATACCAAGCTGCTCGAACAACAGGTTTCGAACATGCGGCGCATCGTCGAACGACGTGTCGTGATGCAGATCGGCGTGATCTACCAGACGCCGCCCGACGTGCTCGAGGCGATTCCGGGGGTCATCGGCGAGATTGTCCGGGCGGCACCGCATTGCCGGTTCGACCGCGCCCATGTCTTCAACTTCGCCGCGTCATCGATCGACATCGAATTCGTCTTTCATGTCGAAGAGCCCGATTTCGCGCTGATGATGGATGCCCGCCAGGCGATCTGCCTCGGCCTGGTCCGCCGTTTTGCCGAAATGGGCGTCGATTTTGCCTATCCGACGCAAACCAGCTTCACGGCGGCCCCCGATGGGCGGATGATCGACCCGCGCGAACGCCAGTCATTGGCCGCGCAGGAGGACGAGGAAAAGGCGTCACCGCCGGCACGCTGA
- a CDS encoding L-glutamate gamma-semialdehyde dehydrogenase, producing MTSLDTARTMMRSLHRAPEPQVLAGLLPAATLAAPTRDAVVGRALGLLADLRAAQGDGWVNRFLHQYRLNTAEGVALLSLAEAFLRVPDSETADALIRDKIGTADWAQHKGESDSALVNSATWGLVMTRALMADDGKASVLKRLVARAGEPFVRQAVGAAMRMMGQVFVMGRTIDEALERAGDKDNRGFTASFDMLGEAARTHDDGARYFESYKAAIRDTAKAAKANHITDRHSVSVKLSALHPRYETAHAATAVPALIDMVAELARSAAASGIGLTVDAEESERLMMSLDIIEAVARLPELNGWDGFGMAVQGYGKRARAVVAWAQALGAETGQRLTVRLVKGAYWDSEIKRTQESGLADYPLFTRKAATDVSYLACARDMLAAPNIYPAFASHNALTVATILEWAGPSRDFEFQRLHGMGEGLFERLVREEGYKCRTYAPVGGHRDLLAYLVRRLLENGANSSFVHQLADANVSDATLLADPAEKIAAVGGAAHPSIPLPIRLYGDTRSNSAGIDLADEQVLARVAGGIAAAAPPAPIAVDAARDVAAAVAAAAKAFPAWAATPVDVRAAALDRLADLLERDCEALMAICVREARKTIPDALGEVREAVDFCRYYAAEARGKFGTLVLPGPTGERNELRLEGRGVFACIAPWNFPLAIFIGQVAAALVAGNSVVAKPAPQTPAIAAAAVRLAYEAGIPADALRLVTGGGEVGDALVRDPRVMGVAFTGSTATARRIARALLDDETRPLVPLIAETGGINAMIVDSTALTEQVVHDVITSAFRSAGQRCSALRLLLVQEDVAERTLAMLKGAMDTLTMGDPADPATDIGPVIDAAAFDRLESYRQSQRPRWVYALPAPDGEYIAPTVIRLGSVAELTQEWFGPILHVVTWRAGDLPATIAAVNALGYGLTMGLHSRIASVATLVTETAHVGNLYINRSMIGAVVGSQPFGGEGRSGTGFKAGGPHYLLRFVHERTVSTDTTSAGGNASLLSIEDVAGI from the coding sequence ATGACCAGCCTCGATACCGCGCGCACCATGATGCGCAGCCTCCACCGTGCCCCCGAACCGCAGGTTCTCGCCGGGCTGTTGCCGGCCGCGACGCTGGCGGCGCCAACGCGCGACGCCGTCGTCGGCCGCGCCCTCGGGCTGCTCGCCGACCTGCGCGCGGCGCAGGGCGATGGCTGGGTCAACCGCTTCCTCCATCAGTATCGCCTCAACACCGCCGAAGGCGTGGCACTGCTCAGCCTTGCCGAGGCATTCCTGCGCGTGCCCGATTCCGAAACCGCCGATGCGCTCATCCGCGACAAGATCGGCACCGCCGATTGGGCGCAGCACAAGGGCGAATCGGATTCGGCACTGGTCAATTCGGCGACTTGGGGCCTGGTGATGACGCGCGCGCTGATGGCCGATGACGGCAAGGCATCGGTGCTGAAGCGCCTTGTCGCACGCGCCGGCGAGCCGTTCGTACGGCAGGCGGTGGGCGCCGCGATGCGGATGATGGGCCAGGTCTTCGTGATGGGACGCACCATCGACGAAGCGCTGGAACGCGCGGGTGACAAGGACAATCGCGGCTTCACCGCCAGCTTCGACATGCTCGGCGAGGCAGCGCGCACCCATGACGATGGCGCCCGCTATTTCGAAAGCTACAAGGCTGCCATCCGCGACACCGCCAAGGCGGCGAAAGCCAACCACATCACCGATCGTCATTCCGTCAGCGTCAAGCTTTCGGCGCTGCACCCGCGCTATGAAACCGCCCATGCCGCTACCGCCGTGCCGGCACTGATCGACATGGTCGCCGAGCTGGCGCGGTCGGCAGCGGCCTCGGGGATCGGCCTGACCGTCGATGCCGAGGAATCGGAGCGGCTGATGATGAGCCTCGACATCATCGAAGCGGTGGCGCGGCTGCCCGAGCTGAACGGCTGGGACGGTTTCGGCATGGCAGTGCAGGGCTATGGCAAGCGCGCCCGGGCCGTCGTCGCCTGGGCCCAGGCGCTGGGTGCGGAGACCGGCCAGCGGTTGACGGTGCGGCTGGTCAAGGGCGCCTATTGGGACAGCGAGATCAAGCGCACGCAGGAAAGCGGGCTGGCGGATTATCCATTGTTCACGCGCAAGGCGGCAACCGACGTGTCGTACCTTGCCTGCGCCCGCGACATGTTGGCGGCGCCCAACATCTACCCGGCGTTCGCCAGCCACAATGCGTTGACGGTGGCAACGATCCTCGAATGGGCGGGCCCGTCGCGCGATTTCGAGTTCCAGCGGCTGCACGGCATGGGCGAAGGCCTGTTCGAGCGGCTGGTGCGCGAAGAGGGGTACAAGTGCCGGACCTATGCGCCGGTCGGCGGCCATCGTGACCTGCTCGCCTATCTGGTGCGGCGACTGCTGGAAAATGGCGCCAATTCGAGCTTTGTCCACCAGCTCGCCGACGCCAATGTCAGCGATGCGACGCTGCTCGCCGACCCCGCCGAGAAGATCGCGGCGGTCGGCGGTGCGGCGCATCCATCGATTCCGTTGCCGATCCGGCTTTATGGCGACACCCGGTCCAACTCGGCGGGGATCGACCTTGCGGATGAGCAGGTGCTGGCGCGGGTGGCGGGGGGGATCGCTGCCGCTGCACCCCCGGCCCCAATCGCGGTCGACGCGGCGCGCGATGTCGCCGCTGCCGTGGCGGCGGCGGCGAAGGCGTTTCCGGCCTGGGCGGCGACGCCGGTGGACGTGCGGGCCGCGGCGCTCGACCGTCTTGCCGACCTGCTGGAACGCGATTGCGAGGCGCTGATGGCGATTTGCGTCCGCGAAGCGCGCAAGACGATTCCCGATGCGCTCGGCGAAGTCCGAGAGGCGGTGGATTTCTGCCGCTATTATGCAGCGGAAGCGCGCGGCAAGTTCGGCACTTTGGTGCTGCCGGGGCCGACGGGGGAGCGCAACGAACTGCGGCTGGAAGGGCGCGGCGTCTTCGCCTGCATCGCGCCGTGGAATTTTCCGCTGGCGATCTTCATCGGCCAGGTCGCAGCGGCGCTGGTCGCCGGCAACAGCGTTGTCGCCAAGCCCGCGCCGCAGACGCCGGCCATCGCCGCGGCGGCGGTGCGGCTGGCGTACGAAGCCGGCATTCCGGCCGATGCGCTGCGGCTGGTGACCGGCGGCGGCGAGGTCGGCGACGCGCTGGTGCGCGACCCCCGCGTCATGGGCGTGGCGTTCACCGGCAGCACGGCGACGGCGCGGCGGATCGCCCGGGCCCTGCTGGATGACGAAACGCGGCCGCTGGTGCCGTTGATCGCGGAGACCGGCGGCATCAACGCGATGATCGTCGATTCGACGGCGCTGACCGAACAGGTCGTGCACGACGTCATCACCTCGGCCTTCCGCAGCGCCGGGCAGCGCTGTTCGGCGTTGCGGCTGCTGCTGGTGCAGGAGGATGTGGCGGAGCGGACGCTCGCCATGCTGAAGGGCGCGATGGATACGCTGACGATGGGGGATCCCGCCGACCCTGCCACCGATATCGGCCCGGTGATCGACGCCGCGGCGTTCGACCGCCTCGAAAGCTATCGCCAGAGCCAGCGGCCGCGCTGGGTGTATGCCCTGCCGGCGCCGGATGGCGAATATATCGCCCCGACGGTGATCCGGCTCGGGTCGGTCGCCGAGCTGACGCAGGAATGGTTCGGACCGATCCTCCACGTCGTCACCTGGCGCGCCGGCGACCTGCCGGCGACGATCGCGGCGGTCAACGCACTGGGCTATGGCCTGACCATGGGGCTGCACAGCCGCATCGCCAGCGTGGCGACGCTGGTGACCGAAACCGCGCATGTCGGCAATCTGTACATCAACCGGTCGATGATCGGTGCGGTCGTCGGGTCACAGCCGTTCGGCGGCGAGGGGCGGTCGGGGACGGGGTTCAAGGCCGGCGGGCCGCATTATCTGTTACGGTTTGTCCATGAGCGCACGGTGTCGACCGACACGACGAGCGCCGGCGGCAATGCGTCGCTGCTGAGCATCGAGGATGTTGCCGGAATCTGA
- a CDS encoding BlaI/MecI/CopY family transcriptional regulator: protein MSDHTGERISEAELAVMEILWAESPLTAMDVAERIDPARGWSDRTVKTMLGRLLAKGVLAYEEDGRRYLYRPLVARAAHVAGSTRRLVDRLFGGRAAPLVAHLAENHALSDADIAELEALVKELRK, encoded by the coding sequence ATGAGTGACCACACGGGCGAACGGATCAGCGAGGCGGAACTTGCCGTCATGGAAATCCTGTGGGCCGAATCGCCGCTGACGGCGATGGACGTTGCCGAACGCATCGATCCGGCGCGGGGCTGGAGCGACCGGACCGTCAAGACCATGCTCGGCCGGCTGCTCGCCAAGGGCGTGCTGGCCTATGAAGAAGATGGCCGGCGGTACCTGTATCGCCCGCTGGTCGCCCGTGCCGCGCATGTCGCCGGGTCAACCCGCCGCCTGGTCGACCGGTTGTTCGGCGGCCGCGCGGCGCCGCTGGTGGCGCATCTGGCCGAAAATCATGCGCTGTCGGACGCCGATATCGCCGAACTCGAAGCTCTGGTGAAGGAACTGCGCAAATGA
- a CDS encoding M56 family metallopeptidase, producing MSWLVEALVGSSLLMLLVLAVRRPVARLFGAHVAYALWLLPPLRLVLPALPGWTTFYVPVAEVGDPVRVGLVDPATAAQLPATATAGVDWALPMLGLWAAGAVLWIGWQLLRHRRFLQQALAPARLLAREGGTEIWLTPAVAGPMAAGVLRRHILLPADFKTRYAPAERRLALLHEGAHHDRGDLVANLVGLAVVAVHWWNPLAHIAWRAFRADQELACDATVLAGTDADDRQAYGIAVLKSACSRVPTAACAMNHKAQLKQRIAMMKHRPIGLLRHAIGALLAAFLVGGGLLLTASAAPPAPPAPPAPVAPPAPPAPAAAPAPVAPPAAAEWPAAPAPARPVAPSAAAADAAWADAAADQAAAAAERAALASDAARQGVAAARLSMAAARQGLAKARAEMAAECDKAGVPVVVDADLAKLAACNPETQQQIRTSVRASLHSARATMITDGAWADDERRHAIAGLDAALQRLDRQIAAATE from the coding sequence ATGAGCTGGCTGGTCGAAGCGCTTGTCGGGTCGTCGCTGCTGATGCTGCTGGTCCTGGCGGTGCGCCGCCCGGTGGCGCGGCTGTTCGGCGCCCATGTTGCCTATGCGCTGTGGCTGCTGCCGCCGCTGCGGCTGGTGCTGCCGGCGCTTCCGGGCTGGACCACCTTCTACGTGCCGGTCGCCGAGGTCGGTGACCCGGTGAGGGTCGGCCTGGTGGACCCGGCGACCGCGGCACAGCTTCCTGCCACCGCCACGGCCGGCGTCGATTGGGCGCTGCCCATGCTGGGCCTTTGGGCCGCGGGCGCGGTACTCTGGATCGGCTGGCAGTTGCTGCGCCACCGGCGTTTCCTGCAGCAGGCACTGGCGCCGGCGCGGCTCCTGGCGCGCGAAGGCGGCACGGAGATCTGGCTGACTCCGGCCGTGGCAGGCCCGATGGCGGCCGGCGTCCTGCGCCGGCACATCTTGCTGCCGGCGGATTTCAAGACCCGCTATGCCCCGGCCGAGCGGCGCCTGGCGCTGCTCCACGAAGGCGCGCACCATGATCGCGGCGATCTTGTCGCCAATCTTGTCGGGCTCGCCGTGGTCGCGGTCCATTGGTGGAACCCGCTGGCGCACATCGCGTGGCGCGCCTTTCGCGCCGACCAGGAACTGGCGTGCGACGCGACCGTGCTGGCCGGCACCGATGCCGATGACCGGCAAGCCTATGGCATCGCGGTGCTCAAATCGGCGTGCAGCCGCGTGCCGACGGCGGCCTGCGCGATGAACCACAAGGCGCAGCTGAAACAGCGGATCGCGATGATGAAACATCGCCCGATCGGCCTGTTGCGCCATGCCATCGGTGCCCTGCTGGCGGCATTCCTTGTCGGCGGCGGGCTGCTGCTGACCGCAAGTGCGGCACCGCCCGCGCCGCCCGCGCCGCCTGCTCCGGTTGCTCCGCCTGCGCCACCGGCCCCCGCCGCCGCACCGGCACCCGTTGCCCCGCCGGCCGCGGCCGAATGGCCCGCAGCCCCGGCCCCGGCGCGGCCTGTCGCCCCGTCGGCCGCCGCTGCAGACGCTGCCTGGGCCGATGCCGCCGCAGACCAGGCGGCTGCTGCCGCGGAGCGCGCCGCACTGGCTTCGGATGCCGCCCGGCAGGGCGTAGCTGCCGCCCGGCTGAGCATGGCTGCAGCCCGGCAGGGCCTCGCCAAGGCCCGCGCCGAGATGGCGGCAGAGTGCGACAAGGCCGGCGTGCCGGTTGTGGTCGATGCGGACCTGGCGAAGCTGGCGGCGTGCAACCCGGAAACGCAGCAGCAGATCCGGACGTCGGTGCGCGCCTCGCTCCATTCCGCGCGGGCCACCATGATAACCGACGGCGCCTGGGCCGACGACGAGCGCCGCCACGCCATCGCCGGCCTCGACGCCGCCCTGCAAAGGCTCGATCGGCAGATCGCAGCGGCCACCGAATAA
- a CDS encoding PEPxxWA-CTERM sorting domain-containing protein, with protein sequence MRTNLAKLGVAVAAMLAASGANAVSFTSAAGAPDPAFAAGETAVVTFDAPNAAGYSFTAGTIGTATGTSGAAAAPAGDATTYGYVSSSFAPNFATLSTPGLRSISFYWGSIDAYNEVDVLGAGGSLLTTIGGSALPPANGDQGDAITNRRIYITAGVGETITGLTFRSTGVAFEFDTIAAAAVPEPQTWAMLIAGFGFVGIAARRRRARYVTA encoded by the coding sequence ATGCGAACAAATCTGGCAAAATTGGGCGTTGCGGTTGCCGCGATGCTGGCGGCGTCGGGGGCGAATGCCGTGTCGTTCACAAGTGCAGCCGGGGCGCCCGATCCGGCCTTTGCAGCCGGTGAAACGGCCGTGGTGACTTTCGACGCGCCCAATGCCGCGGGCTATAGCTTTACCGCCGGCACTATCGGCACCGCCACCGGTACCTCGGGCGCGGCCGCCGCGCCGGCCGGCGATGCCACCACCTATGGCTATGTGTCGAGCAGCTTCGCGCCCAATTTCGCGACCCTGTCGACCCCTGGCCTTCGGTCGATCAGCTTCTACTGGGGTTCGATCGATGCCTATAATGAAGTCGATGTGCTCGGCGCCGGCGGGTCGTTGTTGACGACCATCGGTGGCAGCGCGCTGCCGCCGGCGAATGGCGACCAGGGTGACGCGATCACCAACCGCCGCATCTATATCACGGCCGGCGTCGGCGAGACCATTACCGGGCTGACCTTCCGGTCGACCGGCGTGGCATTCGAATTCGACACCATCGCCGCTGCGGCGGTTCCGGAGCCGCAGACCTGGGCGATGCTGATCGCCGGCTTCGGCTTCGTCGGCATTGCCGCGCGCCGTCGCCGCGCGCGGTACGTCACGGCGTAA
- a CDS encoding MaoC family dehydratase has product MALAIEEYQALVGSELGVSDWILVDQAKIDAFAEVTGDHQFIHVNPELAKQTPFGTTIAHGYLTLSLCSVMAYGVMPGIKGTKMGVNYGLNKVRFMAPVKSGSSVRGRFKLLDVTQRPDGAWQSTVNVTVEIDGETKPALAAEWVTLQYL; this is encoded by the coding sequence ATGGCACTTGCGATCGAGGAATATCAGGCGCTGGTCGGCAGCGAGCTTGGCGTTTCTGACTGGATTCTTGTCGACCAGGCGAAAATCGACGCCTTCGCCGAAGTCACCGGCGACCACCAGTTCATCCACGTCAATCCCGAGCTGGCGAAGCAGACGCCGTTCGGCACCACCATCGCCCATGGCTATCTGACGCTCAGCCTCTGCTCGGTCATGGCCTATGGCGTCATGCCCGGGATCAAGGGCACCAAGATGGGCGTCAACTACGGCCTCAACAAAGTCCGTTTCATGGCCCCGGTCAAAAGCGGCAGCAGCGTGCGCGGCCGTTTCAAGCTGCTCGACGTCACCCAGCGTCCCGACGGCGCCTGGCAGTCAACGGTGAACGTCACCGTCGAGATCGACGGCGAAACCAAGCCGGCGCTCGCCGCCGAATGGGTCACGCTGCAATATCTTTGA